A single genomic interval of Lentimicrobium saccharophilum harbors:
- a CDS encoding LamG-like jellyroll fold domain-containing protein produces MKYIIITVILALACQIYAQVPTNGLVAYYPLNGNAIDASGNGNNGTINGGVTSTTDRFGITNMAMQFNGYNGYILVNSSTSFPSTAITTAFWLNRKGLVANGLENYICKEHAFSTYIYPNAEIVSQVWKGSAGQWTEWTAGSYTVPMDNEWIFYASTFDNFTKIVRIYINGGLVNTINETNPNAIVRTSSSPLYIGRNGSSSVYFIKGVLDDLRLYNRALSSIEIQQLYNEQSYNSLNSGLVAHYPFDNNFLDYSENGYDGTQSGGVSFTSDHLLQQNGAASFDGQNDQVNITPSGDLLNYCAGNHSYSAWIKLNSVPAVPKFVVDASGVGTGGDQRGINFSGNNYPGFKWVTTTSSYTVYSTQPLTPGVWYHIAGKLEGNTGKIYVNGVLKGTLSSTGTPTSIFNFKIGNISGGGTGNGFFNGNIDDLRVYKRALSEAEIRNLAQANIPLSVGFIISDMEPSVNEAIQLTVQSEGNPPPNKWTWNFGDNTPIQIINTPASPDISHTYSQTGLKEIKLTVENGTGISLSMSQTVQVSSNNKGIDLEIIETGGTNDVAFLGYFYEWRSCSWCLQPHFVRKIFPVEIVGGKRMAYINEFEDASTYIYNKLISDFNDTIYLYDATYKQLGHIAFQYDHSLQGESPRNAIIFFHNDNEMKVNPENTNKPFFPYSTASPEYKSGWNYYKIDEYPVSMLIPPNNSFPSSYNKPPVILVQGVSGTYSYSTNPNADFTQNDVSYWYTTPRLLNEKAHYDAWQYYYPYDTDIEHLGIGLKPAIDSLKAKYNQKIRIVTHSMGGLVTIKYLTKYSNNPNYDSREMIEKVLFTAPPMHGSYSANRLYRTAMGTLVEYFANKDKQAPAYRDLSLGSKFVEELNSGDWTSLIDLNGNDTLSDDYFALLGTTEKYHSSSSVHEESYKHSDGVVSISSASLLDHGIGFATIHGNHDDCNHGQSKNKKKYNIGLPDLIPEIIDSYFFDPAETFYSKLQAETNVRAVVKADMSVFKPSGATLATLNNSSYPTGEQDVNYQKGLLLLNIGSSSNPITIANIYTTRYNETDGILKLYPSGSYLLSEYGYTDIGFFVNNSFNDKENVYYFRGVFNNTTERGCAIYLSKVKNTIKLMDFSGNPIPGMSNTIDDFKYCYSNTLTLGTSGSRQNNLITNNRTDTKFSTLFETGAIPSDNISTSYFIDDQTSLVKFELSSKELDNSTFPLNIKLQIPDGTIIDSSYAGGNLLYDSLSGSYEMSIADPMFGKWKIWAESNQPGIDTISYAAFAYLKSDIYAYLINDTSIVNVGDYFNIEAGLQLENLNLSDSLNVWATITQPEGDTSIYNLSSSITAIDTAFKFIYPFQTDTSGYYTIKLNFEGVYNGYRFERVLFHQFGAADTTIVLKLPDITLRQNHSSSEIRLREYAYNYTCPYDSLLFETSAISSNIGPNAFLSYLNDTTWTHYFNSSLSDTGSVVIQYTMLLPDNNIIYDTILIHVVLPDLAIINDSVNQLAVCSDSALVASFQLKNQGNTYSNALSVKYFLSSDLTINSSDLCLKDRVIYFLERDSLVNISDSILIPSFINEGLWNLIIAVDPDGFIKEVNDSTNNVAILPLTIQKLSTLNVKLYLEGLYNAPNGSMNQAHDEDGPEFQGLVADLVTIRLANALPPYAIVKTFEDVEIGTNGIASVVIPQDLTGIYYIVINHRNSIETWSAIPVTLNSPSINYDFTTDSFKAYGNNMRLIGINNVLFTGDVTQDGVVDIADMTQVDNDSAVFMSGYLVTDINGDGIVDTADMSYIDNNSFGFVGRIIP; encoded by the coding sequence ATGAAATATATTATTATTACAGTGATACTTGCACTTGCCTGTCAAATTTATGCTCAGGTGCCAACAAACGGCTTGGTAGCCTACTACCCTCTTAATGGTAATGCGATTGATGCCAGTGGGAATGGAAACAATGGTACAATAAACGGAGGAGTAACATCTACAACTGACCGGTTTGGGATTACAAACATGGCAATGCAATTTAATGGATATAATGGATACATCTTAGTTAATAGTTCAACGTCTTTTCCTTCAACTGCAATTACAACTGCTTTCTGGTTGAATCGAAAAGGTCTAGTAGCAAATGGATTGGAGAATTACATTTGTAAAGAACATGCATTTTCCACATATATTTATCCAAATGCCGAAATTGTGTCACAGGTATGGAAAGGATCGGCTGGCCAATGGACTGAATGGACAGCAGGATCATACACAGTACCAATGGATAACGAGTGGATTTTTTACGCATCCACTTTTGATAACTTCACTAAAATCGTGCGTATTTATATTAATGGAGGGCTGGTTAATACTATTAATGAAACAAATCCTAATGCAATAGTTCGTACCTCAAGTTCACCATTATATATTGGCAGGAATGGGTCCAGCAGTGTATACTTTATTAAAGGTGTTCTAGATGATTTAAGATTATATAACAGGGCTCTTAGTAGCATTGAAATTCAGCAACTTTACAATGAACAATCATATAATAGCCTGAATTCTGGATTAGTCGCTCACTACCCCTTTGATAATAATTTCCTTGATTATTCTGAGAATGGTTATGATGGGACCCAAAGCGGCGGCGTTTCTTTTACAAGTGATCATTTGCTGCAACAAAATGGTGCAGCATCATTTGATGGACAAAATGATCAGGTAAATATTACACCATCAGGTGATTTGCTAAATTATTGCGCTGGGAATCACTCTTATTCGGCATGGATAAAGTTGAATTCTGTTCCGGCTGTACCTAAGTTTGTCGTAGATGCAAGCGGTGTTGGTACAGGTGGAGATCAAAGAGGAATTAATTTTTCAGGCAACAACTATCCGGGATTCAAATGGGTAACTACAACAAGCTCATATACTGTATACTCGACTCAGCCACTTACGCCTGGAGTCTGGTATCACATTGCCGGAAAGCTTGAAGGAAATACCGGAAAAATATATGTGAATGGGGTTTTAAAAGGTACATTATCTTCAACAGGAACTCCCACATCAATCTTCAATTTTAAAATTGGAAATATCTCCGGTGGTGGAACGGGGAATGGGTTTTTTAATGGGAATATAGACGATTTGCGTGTCTATAAAAGAGCGCTCAGCGAGGCTGAAATACGTAATTTGGCACAAGCAAATATTCCGCTTTCAGTAGGGTTTATAATTTCAGATATGGAACCTTCTGTAAATGAGGCAATACAACTGACGGTTCAGTCTGAAGGAAACCCACCCCCAAACAAATGGACCTGGAATTTTGGAGATAATACACCCATTCAAATAATCAATACACCTGCTTCTCCCGATATTTCTCATACATATTCACAGACTGGCCTCAAAGAAATTAAACTCACTGTTGAAAATGGAACCGGGATAAGTTTGTCTATGTCTCAAACGGTTCAGGTTTCTTCTAATAATAAAGGAATTGATCTTGAGATTATTGAAACCGGAGGGACAAATGATGTTGCTTTTTTAGGTTATTTTTACGAATGGAGGTCCTGTTCTTGGTGTTTACAACCTCATTTTGTAAGAAAAATATTTCCTGTTGAAATAGTTGGCGGAAAAAGGATGGCTTATATCAATGAATTTGAGGATGCCTCAACCTACATTTATAATAAACTAATTTCTGATTTCAATGACACAATATATCTGTATGATGCAACTTATAAACAATTAGGACACATTGCTTTTCAGTATGATCACTCATTGCAGGGGGAATCGCCTCGAAATGCTATTATCTTTTTTCATAATGACAATGAAATGAAAGTTAATCCAGAAAATACAAACAAACCGTTTTTCCCCTATTCGACTGCAAGCCCAGAGTATAAGTCAGGATGGAATTATTACAAAATTGATGAGTACCCGGTTTCAATGTTGATTCCACCAAATAATTCTTTTCCGTCAAGCTATAATAAGCCTCCTGTTATACTTGTTCAAGGCGTTAGCGGAACGTATAGTTACTCTACAAATCCAAATGCAGACTTTACTCAAAATGATGTATCTTACTGGTATACAACACCCCGACTTTTGAATGAAAAAGCACATTATGACGCGTGGCAATACTATTATCCATATGATACCGATATTGAACATTTGGGGATTGGTTTAAAACCAGCTATCGATTCATTGAAAGCTAAATATAATCAAAAGATTCGGATTGTGACACATAGTATGGGTGGCCTGGTTACAATAAAATATCTGACTAAATATTCAAATAATCCGAATTATGATAGCAGAGAAATGATTGAAAAAGTTCTTTTTACAGCACCTCCAATGCACGGATCCTATTCTGCTAACCGTCTATATAGGACTGCAATGGGAACACTTGTTGAATATTTTGCGAATAAAGATAAACAAGCACCGGCATACAGGGATTTGAGTCTTGGCAGTAAGTTTGTGGAAGAACTAAATTCAGGAGATTGGACAAGTTTGATTGATCTTAATGGCAACGATACCCTTTCAGACGACTATTTTGCATTATTGGGAACAACAGAAAAATATCATTCTTCTTCATCTGTTCACGAAGAGTCTTATAAACACAGTGATGGAGTTGTTTCGATAAGCAGTGCTTCGCTTTTAGATCACGGCATTGGTTTTGCAACAATTCATGGCAACCATGATGACTGTAATCATGGTCAGAGTAAAAACAAAAAGAAATATAATATTGGCCTCCCCGATCTTATTCCTGAAATTATCGATTCATATTTCTTTGATCCGGCAGAAACATTTTATTCAAAGTTACAGGCAGAAACAAATGTTAGAGCAGTTGTGAAAGCCGACATGTCTGTATTTAAACCTTCCGGAGCAACACTTGCCACTTTAAATAATTCTTCCTATCCAACAGGGGAGCAAGACGTTAATTATCAAAAAGGCCTTCTGTTATTAAACATTGGTTCAAGTTCAAATCCTATTACAATTGCCAACATATATACAACAAGATATAATGAAACAGATGGAATTCTGAAATTGTATCCATCTGGGAGTTATTTATTATCCGAATATGGATATACAGATATAGGTTTTTTTGTCAACAATAGTTTCAATGATAAAGAAAATGTCTATTATTTTCGAGGTGTTTTCAACAATACCACGGAACGTGGTTGTGCAATATATCTTTCTAAAGTTAAAAATACTATCAAATTGATGGACTTTTCTGGTAATCCTATTCCTGGAATGTCAAATACAATAGATGATTTTAAATATTGTTACTCAAATACTTTAACATTGGGAACAAGTGGTTCAAGGCAGAACAATCTTATTACAAACAATCGAACAGATACTAAATTCTCTACGTTATTTGAAACTGGAGCTATTCCGTCTGATAACATTAGCACATCCTATTTTATTGATGACCAGACTTCGTTGGTAAAATTTGAATTGTCAAGTAAAGAATTGGATAATTCCACATTTCCATTGAATATTAAATTACAAATACCGGACGGCACTATCATTGACAGTAGTTATGCTGGTGGAAATTTATTATATGATTCACTTTCGGGATCTTATGAAATGAGTATTGCAGATCCGATGTTTGGCAAATGGAAGATATGGGCTGAGTCAAATCAACCAGGTATCGACACTATAAGCTACGCTGCATTTGCTTATTTAAAGTCAGATATATATGCTTATCTGATCAATGATACAAGTATTGTTAATGTTGGTGATTATTTTAATATTGAAGCAGGTTTACAGTTGGAGAACCTTAATCTTTCAGATAGTCTCAATGTTTGGGCAACCATCACTCAGCCAGAAGGCGATACCTCAATTTACAACCTCAGTTCAAGTATTACAGCCATCGATACAGCATTTAAGTTTATATATCCTTTTCAAACTGATACTTCGGGATACTATACTATCAAATTAAATTTTGAAGGAGTCTATAATGGTTACCGTTTTGAGCGTGTTCTCTTTCATCAGTTTGGAGCTGCAGATACAACAATCGTATTAAAATTGCCTGATATAACGCTTCGTCAAAATCACTCTTCATCAGAAATCAGATTAAGGGAATATGCTTATAATTATACCTGTCCTTATGATTCATTGCTTTTCGAAACTTCAGCAATTTCTTCGAACATTGGCCCGAATGCATTCCTGTCATATTTAAATGATACGACATGGACACATTATTTCAATTCAAGTCTATCTGATACGGGGTCAGTTGTGATTCAATACACTATGCTTCTTCCTGACAATAATATCATTTATGATACAATTCTGATACATGTTGTTTTACCTGATTTGGCAATAATAAATGATTCAGTAAACCAATTGGCTGTCTGCTCTGATTCCGCATTAGTGGCTTCATTTCAGTTAAAAAACCAGGGTAATACCTATTCAAATGCACTTTCAGTCAAATACTTTTTATCATCAGATCTGACCATCAATTCTTCAGACTTATGCTTGAAAGACAGAGTAATATATTTTCTGGAAAGAGATTCATTAGTAAATATATCTGATTCTATATTAATACCTTCTTTTATCAACGAGGGTTTGTGGAATTTGATTATTGCAGTGGATCCGGATGGGTTCATAAAAGAAGTCAATGACAGTACGAACAATGTTGCCATTCTGCCGCTAACTATTCAAAAATTATCAACACTGAATGTAAAACTATATCTTGAAGGACTATACAATGCGCCAAACGGGAGTATGAATCAGGCTCATGATGAGGATGGTCCGGAATTTCAGGGTTTAGTTGCTGACCTGGTAACAATTAGATTGGCAAACGCGCTTCCTCCTTACGCAATAGTTAAAACATTTGAAGATGTTGAAATAGGAACCAATGGGATAGCCTCTGTAGTCATTCCGCAGGACTTAACAGGAATTTATTACATTGTAATAAATCACAGAAACAGCATTGAGACGTGGAGTGCAATCCCTGTTACATTGAATTCTCCATCAATTAATTACGACTTTACAACAGATTCATTTAAAGCTTATGGAAATAATATGAGATTAATCGGGATAAACAATGTTCTCTTCACCGGAGATGTTACCCAGGATGGTGTCGTGGATATTGCAGATATGACCCAGGTTGATAACGATTCAGCCGTTTTTATGTCAGGTTATTTAGTAACTGATATTAACGGTGATGGAATTGTAGATACTGCTGATATGAGCTATATTGATAATAATTCTTTCGGATTTGTTGGTCGAATAATCCCATAG
- a CDS encoding elongator complex protein 3, producing MKHFTIPIFVPELACPNRCVFCNQHSISGCHKQPEPDEVREIILQHLKTIPEKDSHIEIGFFGGSFTGIEPELQALYLDVARSFMSSGRIHGIRLSTRPDYIDADALKLLKSYGVTTIELGAQSLDDEVLMLSGRGHTVRDVEKASALIREAGFKLGLQMMTSLPGDTPEKAMETARRIVELGAVCTRIYPTLVIRGTELEKRWRNGDYQPQTLDEAVELTARLLEIFREAGVEVIRVGLHPSEDLLGGNDLLAGPFHPNFRELAETLIWKRKLQPLPELHPAGGSIRIPVPAGEMRYATGFASSNREMLETHFSRVEFYEEEVTFHKKPLILTDKRTPLPVKNALRNRGRLVLLSTENMVYKSISGHPDIFLCAGQEAVVMAPGIPEEIKNALSIHGIPVIRGSADPGKTYPASARYNAVITPEYIIHNLKITDPVIAETFKKRKQLHVNQGYTRCNLLALDNDRFITSDRGIEKVLVKEGKPVLYADPAPVRLHGQKHGFFPGCCGILDREVLITGSLKYHPQGEEIRSFIGSAGYSVQELYDGPLTDVGGIFMLKSTHFRQ from the coding sequence ATGAAGCATTTCACCATCCCCATCTTCGTACCTGAGCTGGCTTGCCCCAACCGCTGCGTATTCTGCAACCAGCACAGTATTTCGGGCTGCCATAAACAGCCGGAACCGGATGAGGTGCGTGAAATCATTCTGCAGCACCTGAAAACAATCCCTGAAAAGGATTCGCACATCGAAATCGGATTCTTTGGTGGTAGCTTCACCGGGATTGAGCCGGAGTTGCAGGCATTGTATCTGGATGTTGCCCGAAGTTTCATGTCTTCAGGCCGCATCCACGGTATCCGCCTCAGTACCCGGCCCGACTATATTGACGCAGATGCATTGAAGCTGCTGAAGTCATACGGAGTCACCACCATTGAGCTCGGGGCACAGTCGCTCGACGATGAGGTGCTGATGCTTTCGGGGCGCGGGCATACGGTCCGGGATGTGGAGAAAGCATCGGCCTTGATCCGCGAAGCCGGATTTAAGCTGGGCCTCCAGATGATGACCAGCCTTCCCGGCGATACTCCTGAAAAGGCCATGGAGACCGCCCGGCGTATTGTTGAGCTTGGAGCCGTCTGCACGCGCATATATCCAACCCTGGTCATCAGGGGGACAGAACTGGAAAAGCGCTGGCGGAATGGTGACTACCAGCCACAAACCCTGGATGAAGCAGTGGAACTTACCGCCCGTTTACTGGAGATCTTCCGCGAAGCCGGCGTGGAGGTAATCCGTGTGGGATTGCACCCTTCGGAGGATCTGCTGGGAGGAAACGACCTGCTGGCCGGTCCTTTTCATCCTAATTTCCGGGAACTGGCCGAAACCTTAATCTGGAAACGGAAACTTCAGCCTCTGCCTGAGCTGCACCCTGCCGGCGGCAGCATCCGTATTCCCGTCCCCGCCGGTGAAATGCGCTATGCAACCGGATTTGCCTCATCAAACCGTGAAATGCTCGAAACACATTTCAGCCGGGTGGAATTTTACGAGGAGGAAGTAACTTTTCATAAAAAACCGCTGATTCTTACTGATAAAAGGACGCCCCTGCCGGTTAAAAATGCACTGAGGAACCGTGGCAGGCTGGTATTGTTAAGCACGGAGAACATGGTGTATAAGTCCATCAGCGGGCATCCGGATATTTTTCTTTGCGCCGGACAGGAAGCCGTTGTTATGGCTCCTGGCATACCTGAAGAAATTAAAAATGCCCTTTCAATACATGGCATACCGGTAATCCGTGGCAGTGCAGATCCGGGGAAAACCTATCCCGCATCCGCCCGCTACAACGCGGTAATCACACCGGAATACATTATCCACAACCTGAAAATCACAGATCCGGTAATTGCGGAAACCTTTAAAAAGCGCAAGCAACTTCATGTAAACCAGGGGTATACCCGGTGTAATTTACTTGCACTGGATAACGACCGCTTTATAACCTCCGACCGGGGCATAGAAAAAGTGTTGGTAAAGGAAGGGAAACCGGTGTTATATGCTGATCCTGCTCCGGTCAGGCTGCATGGGCAAAAACACGGATTTTTCCCGGGTTGCTGCGGAATACTGGATCGTGAAGTCTTAATAACCGGAAGCCTGAAATATCATCCTCAGGGAGAGGAGATCAGATCATTTATCGGATCGGCCGGATACTCCGTTCAGGAATTGTATGATGGTCCGCTGACGGATGTCGGAGGG